One Microplitis mediator isolate UGA2020A chromosome 3, iyMicMedi2.1, whole genome shotgun sequence DNA segment encodes these proteins:
- the LOC130665048 gene encoding septin-2 isoform X2 → MSGDRDYIGFATLPEQVHRKSVKRGFEFTLMVLGESGLGKSTLINSLFLGDLYKDRRIPDAIDRVEKTTTIEKKTMDIEERGVRLRLNIIDTPGFGDAVNCEDTWKACSAYIDEQFRQYFTDESGLNRKNIQDNRVHCCLYFIPPYGHGLRQMDLEVLKRLHRKVNIVPVIAKADTLTTQEVKRLKQNILSDIEEHEIQIYQFPDCDSDEDEDFKQQDKELKACVPFAVIGSSTVLEVAGRKVRGRQYPWGVVEVENPKHSDFVKLRTMLISTHMQDLKDVTQDVHYENFRAQCISQISQQAIRERSKLKRDSGPHFENSISDTDRLLLQKDEEIRRMQDILAQMQEKLKATGQVGIGLRGRVGSLGNDLDAVDHDKKRNSIIDV, encoded by the exons ATGTCTGGCG ACAGGGATTATATTGGTTTCGCTACACTACCGGAACAAGTTCACAGAAAATCGGTGAAAAGAGGATTCGAATTTACGTTGATGGTTTTGGGTGAATCTGGTCTTGGTAAATCGACCCTTATTAACAGTTTATTTCTTGGAGATCTTTATAAAGATCGACGAATTCCTGATGCTattg atcGCGTTGAAAAGACGACgactattgaaaaaaagacaatgGACATTGAAGAAAGAGGAGTGAGATTACGTTTAAATATCATTGATACCCCgg gatTTGGAGATGCTGTCAATTGTGAAGATACATGGAAGGCATGTTCTGCATACATCGACGAACAATTCCGTCAGTATTTCACTGATGAAAGTGGActcaatagaaaaaatatccaaGATAATCGCGTTCATTGttgcttatattttattcCACCTTATGGTCACGG cttaCGGCAAATGGATCTCGAAGTTTTAAAAAGACTCCACCGGAAAGTAAACATCGTCCCAGTGATTGCTAAAGCTGACACTTTGACAACTCAGGAAGTTAAACGATTGAAACAAAACATTTTATCAGACATCGAAGAACATGAGATccag ATCTACCAGTTTCCGGACTGCGACAGTGATGAAGACGAAGACTTCAAACAACAGGACAAAGAACTAAAAGCTTGTGTACCTTTTGCGGTCATTGGAAGTTCGACTGTGCTCGAGGTAGCAGGAAGAAAAGTTAGAGGAAGACAATATCCTTGGGGAGTAGTAGAag TTGAAAATCCAAAGCACAGTGACTTCGTTAAGTTGCGTACAATGTTGATATCAACCCACATGCAAGATTTAAAAGACGTAACTCAAGATGTCCATTATGAAAATTTCCGAGCTCAATGCATATCTCAAATATCGCAACAGGCAATCAGGGAAAGGAG taaattaaaaagagATTCTGGTCCGCACTTTGAAAATAGTATATCAGATACCGATCGACTGCTGCTTCAAAAAGATGAAGaa ATAAGAAGAATGCAAGACATTTTAGCTCAAATgcaggaaaaattaaaagcaaCTGGACAAGTTGGTATTGGATTGAGAGGTCGAGTTGGTAGTCTAGGTAATGACTTAGACGCCGTCGATCATGACAAAAAACGTAACAGTATTATTGACgtttaa
- the LOC130665048 gene encoding septin-2 isoform X1 — MSGDRDYIGFATLPEQVHRKSVKRGFEFTLMVLGESGLGKSTLINSLFLGDLYKDRRIPDAIDRVEKTTTIEKKTMDIEERGVRLRLNIIDTPGFGDAVNCEDTWKACSAYIDEQFRQYFTDESGLNRKNIQDNRVHCCLYFIPPYGHGLRQMDLEVLKRLHRKVNIVPVIAKADTLTTQEVKRLKQNILSDIEEHEIQIYQFPDCDSDEDEDFKQQDKELKACVPFAVIGSSTVLEVAGRKVRGRQYPWGVVEVENPKHSDFVKLRTMLISTHMQDLKDVTQDVHYENFRAQCISQISQQAIRERRYLPNKLKRDSGPHFENSISDTDRLLLQKDEEIRRMQDILAQMQEKLKATGQVGIGLRGRVGSLGNDLDAVDHDKKRNSIIDV, encoded by the exons ATGTCTGGCG ACAGGGATTATATTGGTTTCGCTACACTACCGGAACAAGTTCACAGAAAATCGGTGAAAAGAGGATTCGAATTTACGTTGATGGTTTTGGGTGAATCTGGTCTTGGTAAATCGACCCTTATTAACAGTTTATTTCTTGGAGATCTTTATAAAGATCGACGAATTCCTGATGCTattg atcGCGTTGAAAAGACGACgactattgaaaaaaagacaatgGACATTGAAGAAAGAGGAGTGAGATTACGTTTAAATATCATTGATACCCCgg gatTTGGAGATGCTGTCAATTGTGAAGATACATGGAAGGCATGTTCTGCATACATCGACGAACAATTCCGTCAGTATTTCACTGATGAAAGTGGActcaatagaaaaaatatccaaGATAATCGCGTTCATTGttgcttatattttattcCACCTTATGGTCACGG cttaCGGCAAATGGATCTCGAAGTTTTAAAAAGACTCCACCGGAAAGTAAACATCGTCCCAGTGATTGCTAAAGCTGACACTTTGACAACTCAGGAAGTTAAACGATTGAAACAAAACATTTTATCAGACATCGAAGAACATGAGATccag ATCTACCAGTTTCCGGACTGCGACAGTGATGAAGACGAAGACTTCAAACAACAGGACAAAGAACTAAAAGCTTGTGTACCTTTTGCGGTCATTGGAAGTTCGACTGTGCTCGAGGTAGCAGGAAGAAAAGTTAGAGGAAGACAATATCCTTGGGGAGTAGTAGAag TTGAAAATCCAAAGCACAGTGACTTCGTTAAGTTGCGTACAATGTTGATATCAACCCACATGCAAGATTTAAAAGACGTAACTCAAGATGTCCATTATGAAAATTTCCGAGCTCAATGCATATCTCAAATATCGCAACAGGCAATCAGGGAAAGGAGGTACTTacccaa taaattaaaaagagATTCTGGTCCGCACTTTGAAAATAGTATATCAGATACCGATCGACTGCTGCTTCAAAAAGATGAAGaa ATAAGAAGAATGCAAGACATTTTAGCTCAAATgcaggaaaaattaaaagcaaCTGGACAAGTTGGTATTGGATTGAGAGGTCGAGTTGGTAGTCTAGGTAATGACTTAGACGCCGTCGATCATGACAAAAAACGTAACAGTATTATTGACgtttaa
- the LOC130665048 gene encoding septin-4 isoform X3 yields the protein MVLGESGLGKSTLINSLFLGDLYKDRRIPDAIDRVEKTTTIEKKTMDIEERGVRLRLNIIDTPGFGDAVNCEDTWKACSAYIDEQFRQYFTDESGLNRKNIQDNRVHCCLYFIPPYGHGLRQMDLEVLKRLHRKVNIVPVIAKADTLTTQEVKRLKQNILSDIEEHEIQIYQFPDCDSDEDEDFKQQDKELKACVPFAVIGSSTVLEVAGRKVRGRQYPWGVVEVENPKHSDFVKLRTMLISTHMQDLKDVTQDVHYENFRAQCISQISQQAIRERRYLPNKLKRDSGPHFENSISDTDRLLLQKDEEIRRMQDILAQMQEKLKATGQVGIGLRGRVGSLGNDLDAVDHDKKRNSIIDV from the exons ATGGTTTTGGGTGAATCTGGTCTTGGTAAATCGACCCTTATTAACAGTTTATTTCTTGGAGATCTTTATAAAGATCGACGAATTCCTGATGCTattg atcGCGTTGAAAAGACGACgactattgaaaaaaagacaatgGACATTGAAGAAAGAGGAGTGAGATTACGTTTAAATATCATTGATACCCCgg gatTTGGAGATGCTGTCAATTGTGAAGATACATGGAAGGCATGTTCTGCATACATCGACGAACAATTCCGTCAGTATTTCACTGATGAAAGTGGActcaatagaaaaaatatccaaGATAATCGCGTTCATTGttgcttatattttattcCACCTTATGGTCACGG cttaCGGCAAATGGATCTCGAAGTTTTAAAAAGACTCCACCGGAAAGTAAACATCGTCCCAGTGATTGCTAAAGCTGACACTTTGACAACTCAGGAAGTTAAACGATTGAAACAAAACATTTTATCAGACATCGAAGAACATGAGATccag ATCTACCAGTTTCCGGACTGCGACAGTGATGAAGACGAAGACTTCAAACAACAGGACAAAGAACTAAAAGCTTGTGTACCTTTTGCGGTCATTGGAAGTTCGACTGTGCTCGAGGTAGCAGGAAGAAAAGTTAGAGGAAGACAATATCCTTGGGGAGTAGTAGAag TTGAAAATCCAAAGCACAGTGACTTCGTTAAGTTGCGTACAATGTTGATATCAACCCACATGCAAGATTTAAAAGACGTAACTCAAGATGTCCATTATGAAAATTTCCGAGCTCAATGCATATCTCAAATATCGCAACAGGCAATCAGGGAAAGGAGGTACTTacccaa taaattaaaaagagATTCTGGTCCGCACTTTGAAAATAGTATATCAGATACCGATCGACTGCTGCTTCAAAAAGATGAAGaa ATAAGAAGAATGCAAGACATTTTAGCTCAAATgcaggaaaaattaaaagcaaCTGGACAAGTTGGTATTGGATTGAGAGGTCGAGTTGGTAGTCTAGGTAATGACTTAGACGCCGTCGATCATGACAAAAAACGTAACAGTATTATTGACgtttaa
- the LOC130665046 gene encoding carboxypeptidase M isoform X1, whose product MIFQSVFILATALTSINSVSVGPEQSSDGELPRHYDSRYSIFDKPYTVDFKYHNFDKMSRFLRATSLRFQNLTALYSIGKSVKGRDLWVMVVSSSPYEHMIGKPDVKYVANIHGNEAVGRELMLHLIHYLVTKYGSDPYITWLLDNTRIHILPSMNPDGFEVSKEGFCEGSQGRYNARGFDLNRNFPDYFKQNNKKTQPETEAVREWVSKIQFVLSGSLHGGALVASYPFDNTPNARLCRSAPLCAMFQSYSSTPSISPDDDVFRHLSLTYSQNHGSMHRGEACSPSQPGFKNGITNGAEWYPLTGGMQDFNYVWNGCMEITFELSCCKYPPAEDLKHYWDENRVSLIKFLAEAHRGVHGFVVDENGNPIERASVKVKGRDVSFLTTKYGEFWRILMPGIYKLEVYANGYAPREKDFVVIEQHPTLLNVTLPSTKRWKLNKDDGDGNNNNDDDDGNGEGNRDINDWNQSKLRATDKTKTTGDQWRISKPARPLDYKLPRQDDGVDGHFGGNGGAVRPYPHRDYTLHIRPSGSTYSPVSESNNGIFSSISNGFNSLVSNLFG is encoded by the exons atgattttCCAAAGTGTTTTTATTTTGGCAACGGCATTGACGTCAATAAATTCAGTGTCAGTTGGTCCAGAACAGTCGAGTGATGGAGAATTGCCACGACATTATGATTCGCGTTATTCAATATTCGACAAACCATATACTGTTGACTTCAAATATcacaattttgataaaatgagCCGTTTTCTACGAGCTACATCTTTACGCTTTCAAAATCTCACTGCCCTTTATTCTATTGGAAAATCTGTAAAAG GACGTGATTTATGGGTAATGGTCGTATCTTCTTCACCGTATGAACACATGATAGGTAAACCTGATGTCAAGTATGTCGCTAATATTCACGGTAATGAAGCTGTTGGACGTGAATTAATGTTACATCTTATTCAc tatttagtGACAAAGTATGGATCAGATCCATACATAACATGGCTACTAGACAATACAAGAATTCACATTCTTCCGTCCATGAATCCAGATGGTTTTGAAGTTTCCAAAGAAGGCTTTTGTGAAGGCAGTCAGGGCAG ATATAACGCACGTGGGTTTGACTTGAATCGTAATTTCCCGGACTACTTCAAGCAGAATAACAAGAAAACCCAACCAGAAACCGAGGCTGTGAGAGAATGGGTGTCGAAAATCCAATTTGTATTATCTGGAAGTTTACACGGGGGTGCTCTTGTGGCCAGTTATCCATTCGATAACACCCCGAACGCGC GATTATGTCGATCGGCTCCATTGTGCGCAa tgtTCCAGAGTTATTCATCGACCCCAAGCATTTCACCTGACGATGATGTATTCCGTCATTTATCGTTAACGTACTCACAGAATCACGGATCGATGCACCGGGGTGAGGCATGTTCGCCATCTCAACCTGGTTTCAAAAACGGAATAACAAATGGCGCTGAATGGTACCCGCTAACTGGTGGCATGCAAGATTTCAATTACGTTTGGAACGGATGTATGGAGATAACATTCGAGTTGTCTTGTTGTAAATATCCGCCAGCTGAAGACCTTAAACACTATTGGGATGAAAATCGTGtt tccctcattaaatttttggcaGAAGCACACCGGGGTGTGCATGGATTCGTAGTTGATGAAAATGGAAACCCTATTGAGAGAGCGTCTGTCAAAGTCAAAGGACGAGATGTCAGTTTCTTGACAACAAAATACGGAGAATTTTGGAGAATTCTCATGCCTGGAATTTACAAACttgaa gTTTACGCTAATGGTTACGCTCCTCGTGAAAAAGATTTTGTGGTCATTGAACAACATCCTACTCTTCTTAACGTCACATTACCCAGCACCAAG AGATGGAAACTTAACAAAGATGATGGTGacggtaataataataatgacgatGATGACGGTAATGGTGAGGGTAACCGAGATATTAATGATTGGAATCAGAGCAAATTGCGGGCGACAGATAAAACAAAAACGACTGGCGACCAATGGCGAATATCTAAACCTGCCCGGCCCCTGGATTACAAGCTCCCG agACAAGACGACGGCGTTGATGGACACTTCGGAGGCAACGGAGGCGCAGTACGTCCTTATCCTCACCGCGACTACACACTTCACATCCGGCCAAGTGGATCGACTTATTCCCCGGTCTCTGAATCAAACAACGGAATCTTTTCATCAATCAGCAACGGTTTTAATTCACTCGTGAGTAATCTGTTTGGCTGA
- the LOC130665046 gene encoding carboxypeptidase M isoform X2 gives MIFQSVFILATALTSINSVSVGPEQSSDGELPRHYDSRYSIFDKPYTVDFKYHNFDKMSRFLRATSLRFQNLTALYSIGKSVKGRDLWVMVVSSSPYEHMIGKPDVKYVANIHGNEAVGRELMLHLIHYLVTKYGSDPYITWLLDNTRIHILPSMNPDGFEVSKEGFCEGSQGRYNARGFDLNRNFPDYFKQNNKKTQPETEAVREWVSKIQFVLSGSLHGGALVASYPFDNTPNALFQSYSSTPSISPDDDVFRHLSLTYSQNHGSMHRGEACSPSQPGFKNGITNGAEWYPLTGGMQDFNYVWNGCMEITFELSCCKYPPAEDLKHYWDENRVSLIKFLAEAHRGVHGFVVDENGNPIERASVKVKGRDVSFLTTKYGEFWRILMPGIYKLEVYANGYAPREKDFVVIEQHPTLLNVTLPSTKRWKLNKDDGDGNNNNDDDDGNGEGNRDINDWNQSKLRATDKTKTTGDQWRISKPARPLDYKLPRQDDGVDGHFGGNGGAVRPYPHRDYTLHIRPSGSTYSPVSESNNGIFSSISNGFNSLVSNLFG, from the exons atgattttCCAAAGTGTTTTTATTTTGGCAACGGCATTGACGTCAATAAATTCAGTGTCAGTTGGTCCAGAACAGTCGAGTGATGGAGAATTGCCACGACATTATGATTCGCGTTATTCAATATTCGACAAACCATATACTGTTGACTTCAAATATcacaattttgataaaatgagCCGTTTTCTACGAGCTACATCTTTACGCTTTCAAAATCTCACTGCCCTTTATTCTATTGGAAAATCTGTAAAAG GACGTGATTTATGGGTAATGGTCGTATCTTCTTCACCGTATGAACACATGATAGGTAAACCTGATGTCAAGTATGTCGCTAATATTCACGGTAATGAAGCTGTTGGACGTGAATTAATGTTACATCTTATTCAc tatttagtGACAAAGTATGGATCAGATCCATACATAACATGGCTACTAGACAATACAAGAATTCACATTCTTCCGTCCATGAATCCAGATGGTTTTGAAGTTTCCAAAGAAGGCTTTTGTGAAGGCAGTCAGGGCAG ATATAACGCACGTGGGTTTGACTTGAATCGTAATTTCCCGGACTACTTCAAGCAGAATAACAAGAAAACCCAACCAGAAACCGAGGCTGTGAGAGAATGGGTGTCGAAAATCCAATTTGTATTATCTGGAAGTTTACACGGGGGTGCTCTTGTGGCCAGTTATCCATTCGATAACACCCCGAACGCGC tgtTCCAGAGTTATTCATCGACCCCAAGCATTTCACCTGACGATGATGTATTCCGTCATTTATCGTTAACGTACTCACAGAATCACGGATCGATGCACCGGGGTGAGGCATGTTCGCCATCTCAACCTGGTTTCAAAAACGGAATAACAAATGGCGCTGAATGGTACCCGCTAACTGGTGGCATGCAAGATTTCAATTACGTTTGGAACGGATGTATGGAGATAACATTCGAGTTGTCTTGTTGTAAATATCCGCCAGCTGAAGACCTTAAACACTATTGGGATGAAAATCGTGtt tccctcattaaatttttggcaGAAGCACACCGGGGTGTGCATGGATTCGTAGTTGATGAAAATGGAAACCCTATTGAGAGAGCGTCTGTCAAAGTCAAAGGACGAGATGTCAGTTTCTTGACAACAAAATACGGAGAATTTTGGAGAATTCTCATGCCTGGAATTTACAAACttgaa gTTTACGCTAATGGTTACGCTCCTCGTGAAAAAGATTTTGTGGTCATTGAACAACATCCTACTCTTCTTAACGTCACATTACCCAGCACCAAG AGATGGAAACTTAACAAAGATGATGGTGacggtaataataataatgacgatGATGACGGTAATGGTGAGGGTAACCGAGATATTAATGATTGGAATCAGAGCAAATTGCGGGCGACAGATAAAACAAAAACGACTGGCGACCAATGGCGAATATCTAAACCTGCCCGGCCCCTGGATTACAAGCTCCCG agACAAGACGACGGCGTTGATGGACACTTCGGAGGCAACGGAGGCGCAGTACGTCCTTATCCTCACCGCGACTACACACTTCACATCCGGCCAAGTGGATCGACTTATTCCCCGGTCTCTGAATCAAACAACGGAATCTTTTCATCAATCAGCAACGGTTTTAATTCACTCGTGAGTAATCTGTTTGGCTGA
- the LOC130665046 gene encoding carboxypeptidase M isoform X3, with amino-acid sequence MIFQSVFILATALTSINSVSVGPEQSSDGELPRHYDSRYSIFDKPYTVDFKYHNFDKMSRFLRATSLRFQNLTALYSIGKSVKGRDLWVMVVSSSPYEHMIGKPDVKYVANIHGNEAVGRELMLHLIHYLVTKYGSDPYITWLLDNTRIHILPSMNPDGFEVSKEGFCEGSQGRYNARGFDLNRNFPDYFKQNNKKTQPETEAVREWVSKIQFVLSGSLHGGALVASYPFDNTPNARLCRSAPLCAMFQSYSSTPSISPDDDVFRHLSLTYSQNHGSMHRGEACSPSQPGFKNGITNGAEWYPLTGGMQDFNYVWNGCMEITFELSCCKYPPAEDLKHYWDENRVSLIKFLAEAHRGVHGFVVDENGNPIERASVKVKGRDVSFLTTKYGEFWRILMPGIYKLEVYANGYAPREKDFVVIEQHPTLLNVTLPSTKRQDDGVDGHFGGNGGAVRPYPHRDYTLHIRPSGSTYSPVSESNNGIFSSISNGFNSLVSNLFG; translated from the exons atgattttCCAAAGTGTTTTTATTTTGGCAACGGCATTGACGTCAATAAATTCAGTGTCAGTTGGTCCAGAACAGTCGAGTGATGGAGAATTGCCACGACATTATGATTCGCGTTATTCAATATTCGACAAACCATATACTGTTGACTTCAAATATcacaattttgataaaatgagCCGTTTTCTACGAGCTACATCTTTACGCTTTCAAAATCTCACTGCCCTTTATTCTATTGGAAAATCTGTAAAAG GACGTGATTTATGGGTAATGGTCGTATCTTCTTCACCGTATGAACACATGATAGGTAAACCTGATGTCAAGTATGTCGCTAATATTCACGGTAATGAAGCTGTTGGACGTGAATTAATGTTACATCTTATTCAc tatttagtGACAAAGTATGGATCAGATCCATACATAACATGGCTACTAGACAATACAAGAATTCACATTCTTCCGTCCATGAATCCAGATGGTTTTGAAGTTTCCAAAGAAGGCTTTTGTGAAGGCAGTCAGGGCAG ATATAACGCACGTGGGTTTGACTTGAATCGTAATTTCCCGGACTACTTCAAGCAGAATAACAAGAAAACCCAACCAGAAACCGAGGCTGTGAGAGAATGGGTGTCGAAAATCCAATTTGTATTATCTGGAAGTTTACACGGGGGTGCTCTTGTGGCCAGTTATCCATTCGATAACACCCCGAACGCGC GATTATGTCGATCGGCTCCATTGTGCGCAa tgtTCCAGAGTTATTCATCGACCCCAAGCATTTCACCTGACGATGATGTATTCCGTCATTTATCGTTAACGTACTCACAGAATCACGGATCGATGCACCGGGGTGAGGCATGTTCGCCATCTCAACCTGGTTTCAAAAACGGAATAACAAATGGCGCTGAATGGTACCCGCTAACTGGTGGCATGCAAGATTTCAATTACGTTTGGAACGGATGTATGGAGATAACATTCGAGTTGTCTTGTTGTAAATATCCGCCAGCTGAAGACCTTAAACACTATTGGGATGAAAATCGTGtt tccctcattaaatttttggcaGAAGCACACCGGGGTGTGCATGGATTCGTAGTTGATGAAAATGGAAACCCTATTGAGAGAGCGTCTGTCAAAGTCAAAGGACGAGATGTCAGTTTCTTGACAACAAAATACGGAGAATTTTGGAGAATTCTCATGCCTGGAATTTACAAACttgaa gTTTACGCTAATGGTTACGCTCCTCGTGAAAAAGATTTTGTGGTCATTGAACAACATCCTACTCTTCTTAACGTCACATTACCCAGCACCAAG agACAAGACGACGGCGTTGATGGACACTTCGGAGGCAACGGAGGCGCAGTACGTCCTTATCCTCACCGCGACTACACACTTCACATCCGGCCAAGTGGATCGACTTATTCCCCGGTCTCTGAATCAAACAACGGAATCTTTTCATCAATCAGCAACGGTTTTAATTCACTCGTGAGTAATCTGTTTGGCTGA
- the LOC130664994 gene encoding uncharacterized protein LOC130664994 — protein sequence MDRHLSVIVHGWKNGVNNSPDFVVLEKIIKFKGKRLKVDLFTEESIKVLDYVNQTLTAERSASDSAEGVNSNFTPVLFVYGRTGSGKTTLLFGDDDRGTAGIVNEFFKNSDGDGVEFIAEEFSENKFRDMVRTADVNHTRSVFIPLESLQPAPIRKLTSRISNRLRDNNGVHFNSSRGVVLLQVTKRSTNRKLIVIDMPGLDRPEVEASRPSGSPSVAANSSTIWINKTISGFQQYMNRPWRLTPVHPLWKVIGEALPSNAMYFLVACVRAPYEDHSIRSTFDFLWSFSERRVDGSANGSPRTPEGSRTPTATSSNFLTVPDVAVRINDQSESALVIKLKEELVEARREIQELKDRANFTNKMFAAVVKERDELRRKVENIHRDRPTGNPAANSPADRPADRPADPSVSPPASPPADLPADSTANPAVSPPASPPASPPASPPTSPPASPPASSPASSRAGSPAANSPADQPAVRPTVGPPADPTANRAVIPTVGPAASSSRPRIASPQPGPSSAVVSARSSSDSDRSPSPPATRSRRARVSDHPVRFPDGIDRKSRRKIFLYPENATKEEQIQAMIHHLGLDNIADVPRIGPSSVELFPVNDPRGFKDVDWSQHLRPVDNSVALIECIHCQRSLARHSAVFHIWMVHLRQSVKCGVDGCDEVFRQIPVLKQHRQEAHGMAKERKKNKKK from the exons ATGGATCGTCATTTATCAGTTATCGTTCACGGATGGAAAAACGGAGTAAATAATTCACCTGATTTCGTGGTTCTCGAGAAGATAATCAAATTCAAGGGAAAGAGACTCAAAGTGGATTTGTTTACAGAAGAATCAATCAAAGTCCTTGATTATGTCAATCAAACCTTAACGGCGGAGCGATCTGCATCAGATTCTGCAGAAGGTGTTAACTCCAATTTCACACCTGTTCTATTCGTTTACGGTAGAACAGGTAGTGGCAAGACTACTTTGCTGTTTGGCGACGATGATCGCGGCACTGCAGGGATCGTTAACGAGTTCTTTAAAAACTCTGATGGCGATGGCGTTGAGTTCAT agcgGAAGAATTTTCGGAGAACAAGTTCCGAGATATGGTTAGGACTGCCGACGTTAATCATACTCGGAGTGTATTCATTCCTCTTGAGTCTCTCCAACCTGCGCCAATCAGGAAGCTGACTTCCCGGATCAGCAACCGGTTGCGAGACAACAACGGGGTCCATTTCAACTCCTCCCGAGGAGTTGTCCTTTTGCAAGTG ACCAAGAGGAGCACAAACAGGAAACTCATAGTGATCGACATGCCGGGCCTCGATAGACCAGAAGTAGAGGCGTCCCGCCCAAGTGGGTCTCCATCTGTTGCGGCAAATTCATCAACAATTTGGATCAATAAGACCATTAGTGGATTCCAGCAGTACATGAATCGGCCGTGGCGACTCACCCCTGTACATCCACTGTGGAAGGTCATTGGTGAAGCGCTACCATCAAATGCAATGTATTTTTTGGTAGCGTGCGTAAGGGCACCGTATGAAGACCACAGCATAAGGTCTACATTTGACTTTTTGTGGAGTTTTTCGGAGAGGAGAGTCGATGGCAGTGCCAACGGGTCACCGAGGACTCCCGAAGGCTCAAGAACACCAACCGCCACGTCGAGTAATTTCTTGACGGTGCCTGATGTGGCAGTTAGAATTAATGACCAGAGCGAATCAGCTCTGGTCATTAAATTGAAAGAAGAACTGGTGGAGGCTCGGCGGGAGATCCAAGAGCTCAAAGACCGGGCAAACTTCACAAACAAAATGTTTGCCGCGGTCGTTAAGGAGAGAGATGAGCTGAGGCGGAAAGTTGAGAATATTCATCGTGATCGCCCAACAGGTAATCCTGCAGCAAATTCACCAGCAGATCGACCAGCAGATCGACCAGCAGATCCATCAGTGAGCCCACCAGCAAGTCCACCGGCAGATCTACCAGCAGATTCAACAGCGAATCCAGCAGTGAGCCCACCAGCAAGTCCACCAGCAAGTCCACCGGCAAGTCCACCGACAAGTCCACCGGCAAGTCCACCTGCAAGTTCACCTGCAAGTTCACGAGCAGGGAGTCCGGCAGCAAATTCACCGGCAGATCAACCAGCAGTGAGACCAACAGTGGGTCCACCAGCAGATCCAACAGCGAATCGAGCAGTCATCCCAACAGTGGGTCCAGCAGCAAGTTCTTCAAGACCGAGAATAGCTTCACCGCAGCCAGGTCCGAGCTCAGCAGTGGTTAGTGCCAGGTCGAGTTCAGACTCTGACCGATCGCCTTCGCCACCAGCTACCCGGTCCAGAAGAGCGAGAGTGTCCGATCATCCTGTGCGATTTCCAGATGGGATCGATAGAAAATCTCGCaggaagatatttttatatccgGAAAACGCCACCAAAGAAGAGCAGATCCAAGCCATGATCCACCATCTTGGCTTGGATAACATCGCTGATGTTCCGCGAATTGGGCCATCTTCAGTAGAATTATTTCCAGTCAACGACCCTCGTGGTTTTAAAGATGTTGACTGGAGTCAGCACCTAAGACCGGTGGATAATTCAGTGGCACTTATTGAATGTATCCATTGCCAGAGGAGTCTAGCCAGACATTCCGCCGTCTTCCATATCTGGATGGTACACTTGCGCCAGTCGGTAAAGTGTGGAGTAGATGGATGCGATGAAGTTTTCAGGCAGATCCCGGTCCTGAAACAACACAGGCAAGAGGCGCACGGGATGGCGAAAgaacgcaaaaaaaataaaaaaaaataa